A window of the Lolium perenne isolate Kyuss_39 chromosome 7, Kyuss_2.0, whole genome shotgun sequence genome harbors these coding sequences:
- the LOC127316306 gene encoding uncharacterized protein: MELSLMYDIMYTKAAVVHTGLGYGIRVASPLFTAAALSLFWLHSKDGQRRADVIITYILLVATLVLDVRCLLGALASTWTYAFINDTSWLNSCVGRWHGLRSFVVSLDPSRLLVEEPTSYRRWSGTIGRHNLFRACTHETTTSLLSRVVKFVATRSLWMEYQYGYLDGLEILPVVGDLLFEKVWEKLKSPFEPKQYYYPGVAEAPKKEEPEPELVGDPGFGFGIRRKVDEALEIGSEFQEVVLTWHIATEVFLLCRPGHLASFTHVKAIRELSSYMMFVVAVRPHMLPGLHLASLYEATRDALKEIWHGNKSSHCSTKRENELANILLYMEETRPGSEPDSRSKLYDSNAILSDGTQYARLMLRRLSTPNHPNKKESSSDLPKHYQLPDLWYGGVLDLQEMLERILDAWVRLLIYASIRCSRDSHAKQLGRGGELTTIVWILAEHAAIDKKTRHD; the protein is encoded by the coding sequence ATGGAGCTTTCCCTCATGTACGACATCATGTACACCAAGGCAGCCGTTGTCCACACCGGGCTTGGTTACGGCATCCGTGTCGCCTCGCCGCTCTTCACCGCGGCTGCGCTCTCGCTCTTCTGGCTCCATAGTAAAGATGGCCAGAGGAGGGCAGATGTTATTATCACTTACATCTTGCTGGTTGCAACCTTGGTCCTGGATGTTAGATGTCTGCTCGGAGCACTAGCCTCGACGTGGACATATGCGTTCATCAATGACACGTCTTGGCTAAATAGTTGTGTAGGAAGATGGCATGGGCTCCGAAGCTTCGTCGTGTCCCTTGACCCCTCTCGACTCTTGGTCGAGGAGCCAACTAGCTACAGGAGGTGGTCGGGAACCATCGGGAGGCACAACCTCTTCCGTGCCTGCACTCATGAAACCACCACCAGCCTACTCAGCCGAGTGGTTAAATTTGTTGCAACTAGGAGCCTTTGGATGGAATACCAGTACGGGTACCTGGATGGCCTTGAAATCCTGCCGGTCGTGGGGGACTTGTTGTTCGAAAAGGTATGGGAAAAGTTGAAGTCACCTTTCGAACCAAAGCAATACTACTATCCGGGAGTGGCAGAAGcgccgaagaaagaagagccAGAGCCAGAGCTCGTGGGCGATCCGGGATTTGGTTTCGGGATTCGTAGGAAAGTAGACGAAGCTCTTGAGATCGGCTCTGAATTCCAAGAGGTCGTCCTTACATGGCACATTGCCACAGAGGTTTTTCTCTTATGCAGGCCAGGACATTTAGCATCGTTCACGCACGTGAAGGCAATAAGAGAGCTGTCAAGCTATATGATGTTCGTCGTGGCTGTTCGTCCACACATGCTACCAGGCCTACATCTCGCTAGCCTGTATGAAGCAACCCGTGACGCTTTGAAGGAAATTTGGCATGGCAATAAGAGCAGCCATTGTTCTACAAAGAGAGAGAACGAGCTCGCCAACATCCTGCTATACATGGAGGAGACGAGGCCAGGCAGTGAGCCTGATAGTAGAAGCAAGCTCTACGACTCGAACGCTATTCTCTCGGACGGAACTCAGTACGCCAGGCTCATGCTAAGACGGCTCAGTACCCCGAACCATCCCAACAAGAAGGAGAGCTCCAGTGATCTGCCAAAGCATTATCAGCTGCCGGACTTGTGGTATGGAGGAGTATTGGATCTGCAGGAGATGTTGGAGCGCATCCTGGACGCCTGGGTGAGGTTGCTCATCTATGCGTCCATCCGATGCAGCCGGGATTCCCATGCCAAGCAGCTTGGCAGGGGAGGTGAGCTCACCACCATCGTTTGGATCCTTGCAGAACATGCCGCCATAGATAAAAAAACACGACACGATTGA
- the LOC127311624 gene encoding 5'-methylthioadenosine/S-adenosylhomocysteine nucleosidase: protein MAPPSSDQPADAAEAAAAGAISKVLVVIAMQTEALPLVTKFQLVEAPAEESIFPKGAPWTRFHGDYKGLHIDLVWPGKDPLLGVDSVGTVSAALVTYASIQLLKPDLIINAGTAGGFKARGAGIGDVYLASDVAFHDRRIPIPVFDSYGIGARKTFATPNIVKGLNLKVGKLSTGDSLDMSPHDESAILSNDATVKDMEGAAVAYVAEMFSTPAIFVKAVTDIVDGEKPTAEEFLQNLISVTMALDKAVTEVVDFISGKCISDL from the exons ATGGCGCCGCCGTCGTCCGACCAACCGGCCGATGCCGCGGAAGCTGCCGCAGCCGGCGCGATCTCCAAGGTCCTCGTCGTCATAG CGATGCAGACGGAGGCGCTCCCGCTCGTCACCAAGTTCCAGCTCGTCGAGGCGCCCGCCGAGGAATCCAT ATTTCCTAAAGGTGCCCCATGGACCAGATTCCACGGAGACTACAAAGGCCTCCACATTGACCTTGTATGGCCTGGAAAAGATCCTCTTCTCG GAGTTGACAGTGTCGGTACAGTATCGGCAGCTCTCGTGACTTATGCTTCCATACAATTGTTAAAGCCAGACCTGATTATCAATGCTGGTACAGCTGGCGGATTCAAG GCCAGAGGGGCAGGTATTGGAGATGTCTACTTAGCTTCAGATGTTGCATTCCATGACAGAAGAATACCGATTCCT GTTTTTGACAGTTATGGAATTGGAGCTCGGAAAACATTTGCTACCCCAAATATAGTGAAGGGACTCAATTTGAAG GTTGGGAAGCTTTCAACTGGTGATTCTCTGGATATGTCTCCCCATGACGAGTCAGCGATACTGAGTAATGATGCTACAGTCAAGGATATGGAG GGAGCAGCGGTGGCATATGTTGCTGAAATGTTCTCAACTCCTGCAATCTTCGTGAAAGCTGTGACTGATATTGTTGATGGGGAGAAGCCAACAGCCGAGGAGTTTCTGCAGAACCTGATCTCCGTGACGATGGCGCTGGACAAGGCAGTTACTGAAGTGGTCGACTTCATCAGCGGGAAATGCATCTCTGATCTCTGA